The Rhodopseudomonas julia DNA segment AAGCCTCTGACGTCCTGTCATGCCCGTCCCCTTGGCCGCCTCGGCGACAGCGGGCTGCAGACCGGTGAGGCCCGCGAGCGTGTTCTCGAAGATCGGCAGAAGCCCGTAGAGAAAGAGCGCGATCAGGGTCGGCCAGGTCCCGAAGCCGACGACCGGCACGGCAAGCGCCAGCACCGCGACGGGCGGAAAGGTCTGGCCGATATTCACGATGGCGCGCGACAGGGGCAGAAATTCCGCGCCGATCGGCCGGCTCACCAGGATTGCGAGCGCCACGCTGATGAGCGTCGCCGGCACGATCGCCGCCACCACGATCAGAAGATGCGAGATGGTGAGGTCGAGAAGGCTCGCGCGGTCATAGATCGCCGGCGCGCCCACGGGTGCAAACGGCTCAAGCAACGGCCTGAACGCCTCCGGGACGAAGAGGAAGGCGAGCACCAGCGCGACGAGCGCAAGCCGCAGGAGAAGGACGAAAGGCCGGCTCATGCCACCGATCGCGCTGCATCGAGAAGCGCCCCTCGCCGCACGAGACCACGCGCCGTCCCGTCTTTACCGACCACGGGCAGAACCTCGCGACCGCTCCAGATCATTTCCGCCAGCGCATCATACAGCGAGCGGTCGGCGGCAATCGGCGTTCCTTCCGCGGTTCCTTCTTCGGTCCGCTCGCTGACCGGAATGAGCGAGAGATAGCGGAACGGCCGGTCGTCGTCGCCGACGAGATTGCGGACGTTATCGCTTGCCGGATGGGTCAAGATTTCGGCCGGCGGTGCGAGCTGCTCCACCCGCCCCTCGCTCATCACGGCGATGCGGTCGCCGAGCCTGATCGCCTCCGCCATATCGTGGGTGACGAGCAGGATGGTGGAGCCGAGGCGTTCTTGGATGCTCTTGAGATCGGCCTGCGCCTTCGCACGGATGACCGGATCGAGCGCGCCGAAGGGCTCGTCCATCAAGAGCATGTCGGGACGGGCCGCAAGTGCGCGGGCGACGCCGACGCGCTGCGCCTGACCGCCCGAGAGCTGGTGCGGATAGCGCGGCGCGATCTCATCGGGATCGAGCTGCAGGAGTTCCAGAAGCTCGTGCACGCGCGCGTCGATCTTCTTGCGGTCCCAGCCGAGAAGCTTCGGCACGGTGGCGATGTTGCGAGCCACCGTCCAATGCGGAAAAAGCCCGTGATCCTGGATCGCATAGCCGATGCGGCGGCGGAGCTCATAGGCCTTCATCTCACGCGTATCGGTGCCGTCGATCTCCACCAGCCCCCGTGTCGGCTCGACGAGCCGATTGATCATCCGCAGGAAGGTCGACTTGCCCGAGCCGGAGGTGCCGACGATCACCGTGATCGTCGCCGCCTCGATCTCCATCGACACGTCCCGGACAACGGCATTGCCGGCATATTCCTTGGTGAGGCCTTCGATGCGGATCATGCCTTTGCTCCGGGCAGAACGTCGATGACGGCGTCGAGCACGACGGCGGCGGCAAATGCCAGCGCCACCGTCGGCAGCGCGCCGAGAAGAATGAGGTCGGTCGCCGTCTGGCCGAGCCCCTGGAAGACAAAGGTGCCGAAACCGCCCCCGCCGATGAGCGCGGCGATCGTGGTGAGGCCGATATTCTGCACGAGCACGATGCGCACGCCCGTCAAAATGACCGGCAGGGCAAGCGGCAGTTCGACGGAGATGAGCCGCTGGCGGCTCGTCAGACCCATGCCGGCGGCCGCTTCGGTGACGCTCGCCGACACGCCGGAAAGCCCTGCTGCCGTGTTCGCCACCATCGGCAAGAGCGAATAGAGAAAGAGCGCGACGAAAGCCGGCGCCATGCCGATGCCGCGGATACCGATCTCGGAGGCGCCCGGCACATTCGCCGCCACCCAGCTCAAGGGCACGATCAGCATGCCGAAGAGCGCGATCGAGGGGATCGTCTGGATGAGGCTCAAAGTGCTGAGGATCGGGCCTTTCAGCCGTTCGGAGCGATGGATCAGAATGCCGATCGGCACACCTGCGGCAATGGCGGCGGCGAGCGAGCCGAAGGCGAGCTGCAGATGATGCGCCCCCTCCCGCCAGAAGGTCGCCGCATGGCCGCGATATTCGGCGAGGATCGACAAGGCGTCCCACTCGCCCGTCACCAGGATCGCGGCGATCGCGGCCGCGGCGAGCGCAAAGACGCCGAGACGCAGCAAGGGCCCCGGCCGTAGCCGCACGATCGCATCGGTGATCAGGATCGAGAGCGCAAAGCCCGCGAGCCAAAACCCCGTCCCCGGCGCCACGCGTGCGAAATCGGCGCCATCGGCCATCAGCATACGCGCCGAGACGCCGATCGCGATCAAGAGGAGAAGCAGGGTGAGCGCCGGCACGGCGAGGCGGATCGCCGGCGGACGCACGAAGAGCGCCACCGCTATCGTGGCGAGCGCGCCGGCGAGAAGCGCAAAGGCCCAGACGGCGGGCAACGCCTCGAAAAGGCCGCGCGCCTCGGCGAGCGCGATCCGGTTCGCCCGGTAACTCGAAAGCGGCAGAGCGAGCGCAAACGCCAGCAGCGCGCCCATGGGCGCGCCGAGCTTGTCAGGACGCGGGATCACAAAGCCCGGCTCAGCCGTCGATGAAATCGTGCGAGACGAGGAATTCATGGGCCACATCGGCCGCCGGCTGGCCCTCGACCTGCACCTGGCCGTTGAGCTTCTGCAGCGTTTCGAGCGTCAGAGCTTCGAAGACGGGCTTCAAGAGATCGGCGATCTCCGGATGCTCGTCGAGAACGGGCTTTCTGATGATCGCCGTCGGCTGATAGACGGGCTGCACGCCCTTGTCGTCTTCCAGAACCTGCAGGCCGGCCGCCTGGATCGCGCCGTCGGTGCCGTAGACCATCGCTGCATTGGCGCCGTTCGTCTCTCGCGCCGCCGCGCGGATCGTCGCCGCCGTATCGCCGCCCGAGAGCACGATGAGCTGATCGGAATTGAGCTTGAAGTCATAGGCCTTCTGGAAGGCCGGCAGAGCCGCGGCGGAGTTCACGAATTCCGAGGAGGCGACCAGCTTGACGTCGCCGCCATCCTTCACCCATTTCCCGAAATCGGAGAAGGTCGTGATGCCGTTCTCCTCTGCCACATCGCTTCTGAGCGCCACGGCCCAGGTGTTGTTGGCCGGCGCCGGCGTCAGCCAGACGATGTCGTTTTCCTCTCCGTCGAGCTTCTTGGCCATGTCGTAGGCCTTCTCGGCATCCGTCCAGACCGGCTCGTCGGCGCGATTGAAGAAGAAGGCCGCGTTGCCGGTATATTCCGGATAGATGTCGATCTCGCCGGCGGTGATCGCCTTGCGCACCACGGGCGTCGCGCCGAGCTGCAGACGGTTCTCCGTCTCGATACCGGCATCGTTCAGGACTTCCAGAATGATGTTGCCGATGACGCCGCCTTCGGTGTCGATCTTGGAGGAGACGACCACCTGGGCGGAGGCGCTACTGGCGGCGAACGTTCCGGCCGCGACAGCCAGGGCGATGAGAATTTTCATGGACGATCTCCAAAATCTCCGACGATGGGTGACGCGACCATCGGCGCGCGGTGCGAACGCCGGAAAATCCGAAGCATCGAGGCAAGCTCCCCGGATTGCATCCTTTCCCCCCGCAGCTCGATCAACGGTCGACCATCAGCTAGGTACCGCAGGTGAACGCCTTGTCCATGATGGAAGCTCCAAAAGTCGTGCCGGAAGCCGCGATTGCGGCGGATTCGTCGCGCCTTCAGAGCGTCTTCTTCGGCGCCGAACCTGTCTCGCCAGCCGATCGGGGCTCAGGCTTTCTCGCCTCGCGGCGGAACTCGCCCGGGCTCTTGCCGGTCCATCGGCGAAAGGCGCGATGAAAGGCGCTCGGCTCGGAAAAGCCGAGATCGGCGGCAAGCTCGCCGACCTTCGAATGGCCGTGGAGAAGCTCCTGCGTCGCCACCGCCATGCGCAGCTCGTCCTTGATGTCGTTGTAGGTCTGGCCTTCGAGACGCAGTTTCCGCCGCAAGGTGGAGGCGGGCAGACGCATCTGCGCCGCAAGTTCCTCGAAGCCCGGCCAGGCCGAGGGCGGCATCGCCCGCAGGCGCTCGCGCAGCCGCGCCGCCTGCCCCGCATCGTGGCGGTAGCGCACCAGAATATTGGCGGGCGCCTGGCGCAGGAATTCGCGCAACGCCCGCTCGTCGCGGATCGGCGCGAGCTTCAGAAAATCGGCATCGAAGACGAGCCGGCTTTCCGGCTGATCGAAACGCACGGGCGCGCCGAAGAACAGCCGGTATTCGGCCTCGTGCGGCGGCGGAGGTCCGCGAAAATCCACCCGGCGGAGCGGGATGCGCCGCCCGATCAGCCAGCAGGAGAGCCCGTGCACCATGATCCAATAGGTGCGGTAGGCGAAGGCGGAACGCGGGCCGGCTTTGTCCTTGAGGACGATCTCGGCAAGTCCGTCCGAGACGCAGAGCTCGCCATAAGGGTCTTCCAGAACGACCCGCAGAAAACGCAGCGCCCGCCTCAGGGCCTGCTCCAGGCTTTTGGCCGACAGGATCGCATGGCACAAAAGGGTGAAACTGCCGCGCGGCATTGGCCTTGCCGCCTCGCCGAAGAACTCGTCATCGACCGCCAGCGCGACCGCGAGCCAGAGCGCCCCATATTGCTCCGCTGACACCGGCTCCACCACGATTGCGGGCATGCCGGCGTGGCGCAGGAGCGGCTCTCGGTCGATGCCGCGCCGGTCGAGACAGGCGAGCGCGTCTTCGACGAAACACGGGGCGATCATGCGCCGTTCCAATTAAGCCCACTCCCCGAAAGTGGCAAAACCGATCACGAAATTAGAGCAATTCGGTCATCGCACGCCATATCTCTTCGTCGCTAACCTGCCTTCACAAAAGAACACGGTTCCTCCGCCGCAGCGGAAAGGAACCCAGGGAGGACAGACATGGCCGCGCCTTCTGGCAGCGAAGACCGCGACGATTATGCCGACGCGATCGCAAACTTTCGTCTCGACGACATTACGAAGTTTCTCTCGGGCGATCTCGAGAATGGGCTCAACGCCTGTGTCGAATGCTGCGACCGGCATGTCGCAGGTGGCGGCACCGCGCTCCAATGGATCAGCGCCGATGGCCGTCACGAGACGTACAGCTTCGAGCAGATGCAAAAGCTCTCGGCTCGCTTTGCCAATCTTCTCACAGAGGAAGGCGTCAAGCCCGGCGATGTCGTTGCCGGCATGCTGCCGCGCACGCCGGCACTCCTTGCCATCATTCTCGGAACCTGGCGGGCGGGGGGCGTCTACCAGCCGCTTTTCACGGCCTTTGGCCCGAAGGCGATCGAGCACCGGCTCCAAATGTCGGACGCCCGCCTCGTCGTGACCGACACGGCCAATCGCGGCAAGCTCGAGGGGATCGCGGCTCTTCCCCGCGTCGTCCTGGTCGGTGGTGGGGAGAGCACGGCTTCTTCATCGGGAGACCTCGACTTCGACAGCGCCATGGCGCGCCAGTCGGAGGAATTCGAACCGGTGATGCGCCGTGGCGATGATCTCTTCCTGATGATGTCCACGTCCGGCACGACGGGGCTCCCCAAGGGTGTGCCGGTGCCGCTCAAGGCGCTCGCCGCCTTCCTCGTCTATATGCGCGACGCCGTGGAATTGCGGGCGGACGACGTCTTCTGGAACATCGCCGATCCGGGCTGGGCCTACGGCCTTTATTACGCCGTCACCGGCCCGCTCGTCCTCGGTCATGCGACCACTTTCTATGACGGGCCGTTCACGGCGGCGAGCACCTACGACATCATCAAACGCTACGGCATCACCAATCTCGCCGGCTCGCCGACCGCCTTCCGACTGTTGATCGCGGCCGGGCCCGAGGCGGCCGCCGAGGTCAAAGGCCAGCTCCGCGCCGTCTCGAGCGCCGGAGAACCGCTCAACCCGGAAGTCATCCGCTGGTTCGCCGAGCATCTCGATGCACCGATCCACGATCATTACGGGCAGACCGAACTCGGCATGGTGGTGAACAACCACCACCGCCTCCGTCACCATGTGCATCCGGGCTCCGCCGGCCATGCCATGCCCGGCTACCGCGTCGCCGTCCTCGATGATGCGGGCCGCGAGCTGCCGGCGCACAAGCCAGGCATTCTTGCCGTCGACATCGCCAAGTCGCCGCTTCTCTGGTTCTCCGGCTACTGGCAGCAGCCGACGCCGGCGATCGCCGAAGGCTATTACCGCACCGGCGACACGGTGGAGATGGAAGAGGACGGGCGCATCAGCTTCGTCGGCCGAGCGGACGACGTGATCACCTCGTCGGGCTATCGCATCGGTCCCTTCGACGTGGAAAGCGCGCTCATCGAGCATCCGGCCGTCATCGAGGTGGCAGTCATCGGCAAGCCCGATCCAGAGCGCACCGAAATCGTCAAGGCCTACGTCGTGCTGCGCGAGGGGGCCCAAGCCTCGACGGAGCTCGCCGAAGAGCTGCGCCTCTACGTCAAGGAGCGTCTTTCCGCGCATGCCTATCCGCGCGAGATCGAGTTCACCGAGGCGCTGCCGAAGACGCCGAGCGGCAAGCTGCAGCGCTTCATGCTGCGCAACCGTGAGAAGGCGAAGACCGAGAGCGACGCCGCCTGAGCCATCGGCCCCCGGCCCAGCTGCAGGCTTGCGGCGTTCACGGCTCTTGTCCGAACTCAGTCCGTGCGCCTTGGCGCACGGCATGTCCGACGCCCCGCTTCAGAAAGCGAGACATTCCATGCAAAATCCCGATCCCATCGTCATCGTCGGTGCCGCCCGCACGCCCATGGGCGGCTTTCAGGGCGACCTCAAGGATGCGAGAGCGCCAGAGCTTGGTGCAGCCGCCCTTAAAGCTTCTCTGGAGCGGGCTGGTGTTACGCCGGAGGACATCGAGGAGGTGATCTTCGGCTGCGTCCTCAGCGCCGGCCAGGGTCAGGCGCCGGCCCGTCAGGCGGCGCTCGCTGCGGGTCTGCCGCTCGCCACCGGCGCCACCACCGTCAACAAGATGTGCGGCTCCGGCATGAAGGCGGCGATGCTCGCCCATGACGCAATCCTCGCCGGCTCTGCCGAGGTGGCGGCGGCCGGCGGCATGGAGAGCATGACGAACGCTCCCTATCTCCTCGACCGGGCGCGCTCCGGCTACCGCATGGGCCATCAGAAGGTCATCGACCACATGTTCCTCGACGGCCTGGAAGACGCCTATGACAAGGGCCGGCTCATGGGCACCTTCGCGGAGGATTGCGCCGAAGCCTATCAGTTCACCCGCGCCGCCCAGGATGCCTTTGCCATCGCCTCGCTGGAAAAAGCCCAAAAGGCGATCGCCGACGGCAGCTTTGAAGAAGAGATCGCCCCGGTCACGGTGAAGACCCGCAAGGGCGAGGAAACCGTGCGCCAGGACGAGCAGCCGCCCAAGGCGAGGATCGACAAGATCCCGAGCCTGAAGCCCGCCTTCCGCGAGGGCGGTACGGTGACGGCCGCAAATTCCTCGTCGATCTCAGACGGCGCGGCCTCGCTCATTCTCATGAGACGTTCGGAAGCGGAAAGGCGCGGCCTCACCCCGCTCGCCGTCATCGTCGGGCACGCCACCCACGCCCAGGCGCCCAATCTCTTTCCGACGGCGCCGATCGGCGCGATCGAGAAGCTCGTCCAACGCACCGGCTGGGATCTGCGCGACGTCGATCTCTTCGAGATCAACGAGGCCTTCGCCGTCGTGGCGATGGCAGCGATGCGGGATCTCGACCTGCCGCAGGACAAGGTCAACGTGCATGGCGGCGCCTGCGCCCTCGGCCACCCGATCGGGGCCTCCGGGGCGCGAGTTTTGGTGACCCTTCTGGCCGCGATGCGCCAATACGATATGAAGCGCGGTATCGCCTCCTTGTGCATCGGCGGTGGCGAGGCGACCGCGATGGCGATCGAACGGCCGGCCTGAGCGCGAAAGCCCGGATCGGGCTCTTTCAGACGGGGTCAGAAAAAAATGGTGTGCAGGCCCATCGCGCGTCAAAAGCGCCTTTGCTTTGACATACCTCGGGAACACTCTCGGCAGACGGCGTGTATTGCCGGCCCACGACTTGGGAGTGAACAATGCGATTGAAGGGCCTCACGGTCAAAGTTTGCTGCCTTGCCATCGGTCTTGCCTGGAGCATGCCGTCGGCCTCGGCGGCGTCGATTGCGGCACCCGCCGTCGCATCGCCTGACGCGGCACAAATCGTTCAGCCGGTGCAATGGGGACCCCCACCTCCCCGGCGCTATGGACCGCCCCCTTATGGGCCGCCTCGTTACGGGCCGCCGCCTTACGGACCACCTCGCTACGGACCACCTCGCTACGGGCCACCTCGCTACGGACCACCTCGGTATGGGCCGCCTCCCCGTTGGCGCCGGCCACCGCCGCCGGGATGGGGGCCGCGCCCGCGCTACTATGGGCCGCCGCCGGCTCGCTACGGCGCGCCGCGCCCGTGGACGCGCGAATGGTATGCCTATTGTTCGTCGAAATATCGCAGCTTCGACCCGCGCACGGGCACCTACCGCCCCTATAACGGGCCGCGCAGGCTCTGCCGCTGAGGCGAACGGCAAGGTTCGGGCGGAGACATGCTCCGCCCGGATTTGTCGGCGATTTGGATGAGAGAGCCGGCGTGCTCGACGCCGGCTTTACTGGGGCATCGGGTCAGAGACGGTGACGGAGCCCATGCGGATGCGACGGAAGGCAGCTTCCACGAAGCAATAGCCGGCGAAGGCGACGAGGCCGAGGGCCACCAGGAAAAGCAGCACGGCGCCGAAGGGCAAACCCTGAATGTAACTCAACGCGTCTTCGAGACCTGGCGCGCTCGACGCATCGTAAATGCCGCCCGCATAAAAGGCGAGGACGCCGATCACGATGAAGATGATGCCGC contains these protein-coding regions:
- a CDS encoding ABC transporter permease; this translates as MSRPFVLLLRLALVALVLAFLFVPEAFRPLLEPFAPVGAPAIYDRASLLDLTISHLLIVVAAIVPATLISVALAILVSRPIGAEFLPLSRAIVNIGQTFPPVAVLALAVPVVGFGTWPTLIALFLYGLLPIFENTLAGLTGLQPAVAEAAKGTGMTGRQRLFQVELPLALPVILEGVRISLVIALSTATIGSTVAAKGLGEVIIAGLNSNNLAFVLQGGLLTGALAVILYDGLGEVSRMTAARS
- a CDS encoding ABC transporter ATP-binding protein, which translates into the protein MIRIEGLTKEYAGNAVVRDVSMEIEAATITVIVGTSGSGKSTFLRMINRLVEPTRGLVEIDGTDTREMKAYELRRRIGYAIQDHGLFPHWTVARNIATVPKLLGWDRKKIDARVHELLELLQLDPDEIAPRYPHQLSGGQAQRVGVARALAARPDMLLMDEPFGALDPVIRAKAQADLKSIQERLGSTILLVTHDMAEAIRLGDRIAVMSEGRVEQLAPPAEILTHPASDNVRNLVGDDDRPFRYLSLIPVSERTEEGTAEGTPIAADRSLYDALAEMIWSGREVLPVVGKDGTARGLVRRGALLDAARSVA
- a CDS encoding ABC transporter permease translates to MNSSSRTISSTAEPGFVIPRPDKLGAPMGALLAFALALPLSSYRANRIALAEARGLFEALPAVWAFALLAGALATIAVALFVRPPAIRLAVPALTLLLLLIAIGVSARMLMADGADFARVAPGTGFWLAGFALSILITDAIVRLRPGPLLRLGVFALAAAAIAAILVTGEWDALSILAEYRGHAATFWREGAHHLQLAFGSLAAAIAAGVPIGILIHRSERLKGPILSTLSLIQTIPSIALFGMLIVPLSWVAANVPGASEIGIRGIGMAPAFVALFLYSLLPMVANTAAGLSGVSASVTEAAAGMGLTSRQRLISVELPLALPVILTGVRIVLVQNIGLTTIAALIGGGGFGTFVFQGLGQTATDLILLGALPTVALAFAAAVVLDAVIDVLPGAKA
- the osmF gene encoding glycine betaine ABC transporter substrate-binding protein OsmF, whose protein sequence is MKILIALAVAAGTFAASSASAQVVVSSKIDTEGGVIGNIILEVLNDAGIETENRLQLGATPVVRKAITAGEIDIYPEYTGNAAFFFNRADEPVWTDAEKAYDMAKKLDGEENDIVWLTPAPANNTWAVALRSDVAEENGITTFSDFGKWVKDGGDVKLVASSEFVNSAAALPAFQKAYDFKLNSDQLIVLSGGDTAATIRAAARETNGANAAMVYGTDGAIQAAGLQVLEDDKGVQPVYQPTAIIRKPVLDEHPEIADLLKPVFEALTLETLQKLNGQVQVEGQPAADVAHEFLVSHDFIDG
- a CDS encoding AraC family transcriptional regulator gives rise to the protein MERRMIAPCFVEDALACLDRRGIDREPLLRHAGMPAIVVEPVSAEQYGALWLAVALAVDDEFFGEAARPMPRGSFTLLCHAILSAKSLEQALRRALRFLRVVLEDPYGELCVSDGLAEIVLKDKAGPRSAFAYRTYWIMVHGLSCWLIGRRIPLRRVDFRGPPPPHEAEYRLFFGAPVRFDQPESRLVFDADFLKLAPIRDERALREFLRQAPANILVRYRHDAGQAARLRERLRAMPPSAWPGFEELAAQMRLPASTLRRKLRLEGQTYNDIKDELRMAVATQELLHGHSKVGELAADLGFSEPSAFHRAFRRWTGKSPGEFRREARKPEPRSAGETGSAPKKTL
- a CDS encoding acyl-CoA synthetase: MAAPSGSEDRDDYADAIANFRLDDITKFLSGDLENGLNACVECCDRHVAGGGTALQWISADGRHETYSFEQMQKLSARFANLLTEEGVKPGDVVAGMLPRTPALLAIILGTWRAGGVYQPLFTAFGPKAIEHRLQMSDARLVVTDTANRGKLEGIAALPRVVLVGGGESTASSSGDLDFDSAMARQSEEFEPVMRRGDDLFLMMSTSGTTGLPKGVPVPLKALAAFLVYMRDAVELRADDVFWNIADPGWAYGLYYAVTGPLVLGHATTFYDGPFTAASTYDIIKRYGITNLAGSPTAFRLLIAAGPEAAAEVKGQLRAVSSAGEPLNPEVIRWFAEHLDAPIHDHYGQTELGMVVNNHHRLRHHVHPGSAGHAMPGYRVAVLDDAGRELPAHKPGILAVDIAKSPLLWFSGYWQQPTPAIAEGYYRTGDTVEMEEDGRISFVGRADDVITSSGYRIGPFDVESALIEHPAVIEVAVIGKPDPERTEIVKAYVVLREGAQASTELAEELRLYVKERLSAHAYPREIEFTEALPKTPSGKLQRFMLRNREKAKTESDAA
- a CDS encoding acetyl-CoA C-acyltransferase, which produces MQNPDPIVIVGAARTPMGGFQGDLKDARAPELGAAALKASLERAGVTPEDIEEVIFGCVLSAGQGQAPARQAALAAGLPLATGATTVNKMCGSGMKAAMLAHDAILAGSAEVAAAGGMESMTNAPYLLDRARSGYRMGHQKVIDHMFLDGLEDAYDKGRLMGTFAEDCAEAYQFTRAAQDAFAIASLEKAQKAIADGSFEEEIAPVTVKTRKGEETVRQDEQPPKARIDKIPSLKPAFREGGTVTAANSSSISDGAASLILMRRSEAERRGLTPLAVIVGHATHAQAPNLFPTAPIGAIEKLVQRTGWDLRDVDLFEINEAFAVVAMAAMRDLDLPQDKVNVHGGACALGHPIGASGARVLVTLLAAMRQYDMKRGIASLCIGGGEATAMAIERPA
- a CDS encoding BA14K family protein, coding for MPSASAASIAAPAVASPDAAQIVQPVQWGPPPPRRYGPPPYGPPRYGPPPYGPPRYGPPRYGPPRYGPPRYGPPPRWRRPPPPGWGPRPRYYGPPPARYGAPRPWTREWYAYCSSKYRSFDPRTGTYRPYNGPRRLCR